One window of the Maridesulfovibrio frigidus DSM 17176 genome contains the following:
- a CDS encoding glycosyltransferase family protein codes for MSKTLIIGNIAGAGYRIKKSISRTGLDIDILVSDNDLNRTDDPSWEDLNAVKGIDFDTFTNALSIDDSDFLYGNKFTRKLYLYAKIRSHIRRNNYTFGLPMGIWPILFHEMKIPYVWLCAGSDVREVLGGTSPLSYLLQNAMKTCQGIVTPADDSMLKILRKFIPEEKMLIIPNYPIDTDIYQAKGKPKGPFRIYHPSRHLWYGLEASVSKANNCLMEAVARLKNETAVELEMAEWGKHLSQSKELVSKLGLDDVTSWHGLITKPEMVKKYQQASCVVDHVGWGMVSQTSQEGLSCGKPVLANMSSSVLKNFPDIPIINVSDTDSCYKALHSLATDDVFYETKRLQSHSWLKDNWSVEVMGDKIINFFGLK; via the coding sequence ATGAGTAAAACACTGATCATCGGTAACATTGCCGGAGCCGGATATAGAATCAAAAAATCCATCTCAAGAACAGGACTTGATATAGACATCTTAGTTTCTGACAATGACCTCAATAGGACCGACGACCCTTCATGGGAAGATCTAAATGCCGTAAAAGGAATCGATTTTGATACCTTCACTAACGCGCTTAGTATCGATGACAGCGACTTTCTCTACGGTAATAAATTCACCCGCAAACTGTATCTGTACGCTAAAATTCGCAGCCATATACGCCGGAATAATTATACATTCGGATTACCTATGGGGATATGGCCCATACTTTTCCACGAAATGAAAATTCCGTACGTCTGGCTCTGTGCCGGTAGTGATGTGCGCGAAGTTTTAGGCGGCACATCTCCGCTTTCATATTTACTTCAAAATGCGATGAAAACATGCCAAGGCATTGTCACCCCTGCAGACGATTCAATGCTCAAAATTTTGCGTAAATTTATTCCTGAAGAAAAGATGTTAATCATCCCTAACTACCCCATCGATACAGACATTTATCAGGCCAAAGGAAAACCTAAGGGACCGTTCCGAATATACCATCCTAGCCGACACCTATGGTACGGGCTTGAAGCGTCAGTTTCAAAGGCGAATAACTGCCTGATGGAAGCTGTTGCAAGATTAAAAAATGAGACCGCAGTTGAACTTGAAATGGCTGAATGGGGCAAACATCTTAGCCAATCCAAAGAGCTTGTTTCTAAACTAGGTCTTGATGATGTCACCTCATGGCATGGCCTGATTACCAAACCCGAAATGGTAAAAAAATACCAGCAGGCAAGCTGTGTTGTAGACCATGTCGGCTGGGGAATGGTTAGCCAAACTTCACAGGAAGGACTCTCCTGCGGAAAGCCTGTTCTGGCCAATATGAGTTCTTCTGTGCTTAAAAACTTTCCAGACATTCCTATCATCAATGTCTCTGATACTGACTCCTGCTATAAGGCGTTACATTCCCTTGCCACTGACGATGTATTTTATGAGACTAAACGTCTGCAATCTCACTCTTGGCTTAAAGATAACTGGTCGGTAGAAGTTATGGGCGATAAAATAATTAACTTTTTCGGACTTAAATAA